From one Lycium ferocissimum isolate CSIRO_LF1 chromosome 5, AGI_CSIRO_Lferr_CH_V1, whole genome shotgun sequence genomic stretch:
- the LOC132058215 gene encoding F-box protein At5g03970-like: MKRLRKLCDKRELSEDTTMEILHRLPSKSLARFKCVSRTWRKFIADCRSRRWKPQPNLIGIFYQTRKHSQIRFFPESKEVNNTNNIDLDESLNFLNRKVYIVASSNGFLLCTKHRHKQRVYYIYNPATRQHLTLPKTQICMENDQAIGFICKADDPDNDVISFTIVRYAIPRRWDELQYTVTIESFSSETNVWDAHDLILDVPLSLYPFDWDSSSSAAAAGVIDGVFCWLDQFGRQITVYDSVYKCFWALDLPEDMVGGLDCFLGLSGGALYFTLNCRDAITVWRLESHIRNRDAVWVRKYDANVAATVMQCPEAFGLGGDALRVKAFGHTGFLRVEVQNMVIHPAVPHIFYLDVRGKVISYDLEMDIAQLVYDFGEPWRRTQHYKLFAYEWHQWPRLL, from the coding sequence ATGAAACGTCTACGAAAATTGTGTGATAAACGTGAGTTGTCTGAAGATACGACAATGGAAATATTGCATCGCTTGCCATCAAAATCACTAGCAAGATTTAAATGTGTATCCAGGACTTGGCGAAAATTCATAGCTGATTGTCGTTCTCGACGATGGAAGCCTCAACCTAATTTAATTGGCATCTTTTATCAGACCCGTAAACATTCCCAAATTCGTTTCTTCCCCGAATCAAAAGAAGTGAATAATACTAATAACATTGATTTGGATGAGTCACTCAATTTTCTTAACAGGAAAGTGTATATTGTTGCATCATCCAATGGTTTTCTTCTCTGCACAAAACATAGACACAAGCAGAGAGTTTATTATATTTACAATCCTGCGACGAGGCAACATTTGACTCTCCCTAAAACTCAAATCTGCATGGAGAACGACCAAGCTATTGGATTTATTTGTAAAGCAGATGACCCTGATAATGATGTCATATCCTTTACTATAGTTCGCTATGCAATACCTCGCCGTTGGGATGAGTTACAGTACACTGTAACAATTGAAAGTTTCTCTTCTGAGACTAATGTGTGGGATGCCCATGATCTAATTCTTGATGTACCTCTCAGTTTGTACCCTTTTGATTGGGATTCATCATCATCAGCAGCAGCAGCTGGTGTCATCGATGGAGTATTCTGTTGGCTCGATCAATTTGGTAGACAGATCACTGTTTATGATAGTGTCTACAAGTGTTTCTGGGCTTTGGATTTGCCTGAAGATATGGTGGGGGGACTCGATTGTTTTCTTGGATTATCTGGCGGGGCTCTCTATTTTACATTGAATTGTAGGGATGCCATCACTGTGTGGCGCCTCGAGAGTCATATTCGTAATCGAGATGCAGTATGGGTTAGGAAGTATGATGCAAATGTTGCAGCTACAGTTATGCAGTGTCCGGAGGCCTTTGGACTTGGAGGTGACGCTCTTCGTGTCAAGGCGTTTGGACATACTGGCTTTCTTCGTGTTGAGGTGCAGAACATGGTTATTCATCCTGCAGTTCCCCACATCTTTTATTTGGATGTAAGAGGCAAGGTTATTTCTTACGACTTGGAAATGGATATTGCTCAACTTGTGTATGATTTTGGAGAACCTTGGCGGAGAACACAACACTACAAATTATTTGCTTATGAATGGCATCAATGGCCACGACTTCTTTAG
- the LOC132056062 gene encoding adenylate kinase 4-like, translated as MSTSSVNLEDVPSDNLMSELLRRMRCSSKPDKRLILIGPPGSGKGTQSPIIKDEYCLCHLATGDMLRAAVTAKTPLGIKAKEAMDKGELVSDDLVVGIIDEALKKPSCQKGFILDGFPRTVVQAEKLDEMLQNRGTKVDKVLNFAIDDAILEERITGRWIHPASGRSYHTKFAPPKVPGIDDVTGEPLIQRKDDTAAVLKSRLESFHRQTEPVIDYYVKKGNVVHLPAEKPPQAVTAEVKKALS; from the exons atgTCGACATCATCAGTGAACTTAGAAGATGTTCCCTCCGACAACCTCATGTCTGAGCTTCTCCGTCGCATGAGGTGTTCCTCCAAGCCTGACAAACGTCTTATTCTCATTG GCCCACCTGGATCAGGGAAAGGAACgcaatctcctattattaaggATGAATATTGCTTGTGTCATTTAGCCACAGGGGATATGCTGAGGGCTGCTGTTACTGCTAAAACGCCTTTGGGCATTAAGGCGAAGGAGGCTATGGATAAG GGAGAACTTGTTTCTGATGACTTGGTTGTTGGGATCATAGACGAAGCATTAAAAAAGCCATCATGTCAAAAAGGATTCATTCTTGATGGGTTCCCTAGGACTGTGGTGCAAGCAGAAAAG CTTGATGAGATGCTTCAAAATCGAGGGACTAAAGTTGATAAGGTTCTTAATTTTGCGATTGATGATGCCATCTTGGAAGAGAGAATTACCGGACGTTGGATCCACCCAGCTAGTGGTCGGTCATACCATACAAAATTTGCACCTCCTAAAGTACCTGGGATAGATGAT GTCACTGGAGAGCCTTTGATACAACGTAAAGATGATACTGCCGCCGTTCTCAAGTCAAGGCTGGAATCCTTCCATAGGCAAACAGAGCCG GTCATTGACTACTATGTCAAGAAGGGTAATGTAGTGCATCTTCCTGCCGAGAAACCACCACAGGCGGTCACAGCTGAAGTCAAGAAAGCTCTCTCCTGA
- the LOC132058214 gene encoding O-fucosyltransferase 37 produces MARTRNSKSSFISLNPSFFTHLLSLTPFYSLHYSPRKNSRTTQTNLSSSPFLSLCFISLLVSLTLFGILLSTFTTLFQNYVSCPDTSSSSSSSSSLFIASVLAVQDEPVTLSTGAMVPLPAHGIVGNFSQEEKEFWKQPDNNGYMPCLDFSLKYRKASAKISKEKRKFLVVVVSGGLNQQRNQIVDAVVIARILEAALVVPVLQVNHIWGDDSEFSDIFDVEHFKKTLKADVRIVASLPSTHFVSKQTINRELPFHVSPLWLRARFLKQLKEEGLLILKGLDSKLSKNLPPDLQKLKCKVAFHALRFAAPIRELGYQIARRMWIEGPSVAIHLRLEKDVWIRTGCLTGLGMQYDRIIRRERTSHPEYLTGKLNMTHAQRRLAGMCPLNASEMARFLKGLGAPSNARIYVAGGEPFGGTQAMQPLQKEFPNLVTKHTLARNGELTPYLEKSSTLAAIDYIVSLSSDVFINSHGGNMGRALEGHRAYVGHRKYIKPNKRMMLPFFEDSSVPEGEFKRIMKKLHSKSHGQPESRTNKIDRDVIAYPVPECMCKQ; encoded by the exons ATGGCGagaacaagaaattcaaagagCTCATTCATCTCACTGAACCCATCATTTTTCACTCATTTACTCTCACTAACCCCATTCTATTCCCTCCATTACTCACCCAGAAAGAACTCAAGAACCACCCAAACGAATCTCTCCTCCTCCCCATTTCTATCTCTCTGTTTCATCTCTCTCCTCGTTTCCCTCACTCTCTTTGGGATTTTGCTATCCACATTCACAACCCTTTTCCAGAACTACGTCTCGTGCCCCGAtacttcatcatcttcttcttcttcttcttctctgtTCATAGCCTCTGTTTTGGCTGTTCAAGATGAACCAGTTACTCTGTCTACCGGAGCAATGGTGCCGTTACCGGCACATGGGATAGTTGGGAACTTTTCCCAGGAGGAGAAAGAGTTCTGGAAACAACCAGATAATAATGGTTACATGCCTTGTTTGGATTTCAGTCTCAAGTATCGAAAAGCCTCTGCAAAGATTTCTAAAGAGAAGAGGaaatttttggttgttgtggtttCGGGAGGATTGAACCAGCAAAGAAACCAGATTGTTGATGCAGTTGTTATAGCAAGAATTCTTGAAGCTGCCCTTGTTGTTCCTGTTCTTCAAGTGAATCACATTTGGGGAGATGATAG TGAATTTTCGGATATTTTCGATGTTGAGCATTTCAAGAAGACGTTGAAAGCTGATGTTCGAATTGTGGCGTCTTTGCCATCGACGCATTTTGTTTCTAAGCAGACTATTAACCGCGAACTTCCTTTTCATGTATCACCACTCTGGCTTAGAGCCAGATTTCTCAAACAA CTAAAGGAAGAAGGGTTGCTTATATTGAAAGGGTTAGATTCTAAGCTCTCCAAGAACCTTCCACCTGACTTGCAGAAACTCAAATGCAAG GTTGCATTCCATGCACTAAGATTTGCAGCTCCAATTAGGGAGCTAGGCTATCAGATAGCTAGAAGAATGTGGATTGAGGGTCCCTCTGTTGCCATCCATCTCAGGTTAGAGAAGGATGTTTGGATCAGAACCGGATGTCTTACCGGTTTAGGCATGCAATATGACAGAATTATAAGAAGAGAAAGGACATCTCACCCTGAATACCTCACTGGCAAGTTGAACATGACTCATGCACAACGGCGACTTGCTGGAATGTGTCCATTAAATGCATCAGAAATGGCTAG atttctgAAGGGTTTAGGAGCGCCAAGCAATGCTCGTATATATGTTGCTGGAGGGGAACCCTTTGGAGGCACACAAGCTATGCAGCCTCTACAAAAGGAGTTCCCAAATTTAGTGACAAAGCATACATTAGCGCGAAACGGAGAGCTCACTCCATACTTGGAAAAATCTTCTACATTGGCAGCTATCGACTACATTGTGTCACTGAGCAGTGATGTTTTCATCAATTCCCATGGAGGTAACATGGGCCGAGCTCTCGAG GGACATAGGGCATATGTAGGACACAGAAAGTACATAAAGCCAAACAAGAGAATGATGCTGCCATTCTTTGAAGATTCATCTGTACCTGAGGGAGAATTCAAACGGATAATGAAGAAACTGCATAGCAAAAGTCACGGGCAACCTGAGTCAAGGACTAACAAGATTGATAGAGATGTAATTGCATACCCTGTCCCTGAGTGCATGTGTAAGCAATAA